The Abditibacteriaceae bacterium genome segment GTGCTGGCTAATCGGCTCGCGGTCCTGGTCGTTCAGCGTGAACCCGAACGCCTGCGCTTCTGCAATCAGCGTCCCGATTGTCACGGTGCCCTTGCTGCCGCTTTCCTTCGCCGATTTCCACACGTCCCGCGCATCGGTCGCGTTGTAAGCGCTACTGCCCTGGCTCCACTGGTCCCACAAGCTGAAGCCAGACGGCCCCAGTTCGTGTTTGACGCACATCGC includes the following:
- a CDS encoding PriCT-2 domain-containing protein, which gives rise to MNSPARQFNDLSEDDIRAALSYIDYNDRETWVRMAMCVKHELGPSGFSLWDQWSQGSSAYNATDARDVWKSAKESGSKGTVTIGTLIAEAQAFGFTLNDQDREPISQH